From the Bacillus horti genome, the window AAGCTCTTACGTCAAAAGGACGAAGAAGCTCGCGGTACCACCTTTATTCACTTACCTTAAAAATAGAGGTCAAACCTATAAGTAGACCAAATAAGATAAGTGCTCTCAAGAGAGATAACGGATCTACCGATTCTGCTTACTAGTATCCCATCTATTACTTTGTTCAGCAGAATAACTCAAGGGCGACCTTCAATAGCTTGTTCCAAGAAAATGTTACAGCCAAGCATTTTCCTCTCTGTTGGACAGCACTATTTACTCTTCCCTTTCAACGTTTCCATGTATCCAGTTCAATCCTCCAACTGAACGTAGCATGTAGAGGATTCATCATGATAACTCTATGATTGACATTTATTGTACTTATTATTCTTACACTCGTCAAGTCCAGTTTTCGCAATCTATCTCTTTTCATAGAGTGGTGATAAAGGGTAATGTTACTCACCAAAAACATAGCGGGCACATACACTATAATAAGTCTACACGCTAAGGTGATGTGAATGAGCGGTTTTCAGTTTAATAAATACAAGTTCCGAAATAAAATGCTGCATTTAAAGCAGCAGTTTTCCTATTGGCTATTTCAGGCTAAAGTGATCGCCAAGCAGGTTTTTATTCCGCTTGCTATTTTCCAGTTGATCCGTACAATTCTACTACCTACTCCATTGGATGTCATTATCCTGTTAATTATTTTTGCTATTGTTATTTTTAGTGTATTTGACTGGTTATAAGCTGTTCCACTGAAAAACCCAGCTCTCCTTTATTGCATTTGAGGAAGCTGGGTGCTCTTTATTCATGTACTTCCTGAGCCAGCATTTCTTTCACAAATCTCCGAATGGGTCCCGTAGCTTTAATTAGTTTCTCCAAATATTTAGCGTGTTTCAATGGATGCCAGCTACGGATCGCCTGATAGTAATTCTCCATTTCTTTAAAGACCCTTTCTGGAAAAAGTAAAAAGATAGCCAATAGTATTTTATCTGCACGTGCAAGCTGAAATGCTTCTTCATATTTGGCTAGCCACTCAATGGCCACCCCCTCTGCCCCAAATGCTGTCTCCTGATGTCTCCTAAAAAAGAGAGCCAAATCTTTTGCTGGTGAGTCAAAGGAGGCGTAATCGAAGTTGATAAGATAAAATTGATTCTCTTTAGACTGGAGTACATGATTTCGATATACATGTCCATGACATAAAACTGTCTGACTAGACTTACTCAGATCTGCTTTGTCTTCCCATTGCTTTAGATAGTCGATGGCTCTTTGAGAAAGCTCAGTTAAATAATCAAAATGGGTAAGGAAAATGGCTTCAACCGGTGATTGCAGTTCACGGTCTTGGGCAAAGCTTCTAACTTCCTCCATTTTCTTAAGTCTTGAACTCCATCTATCAATTAATCTAGTAGTTGGTAATGAATGAGGCGTGTTTCGCTCAATACCAGTGTCTATAGACAAACTATGCAAATGAGCTAGTGCCATGAGCATTTTTTCTTCCCAATCCGCCCTATACTTGAACTCTATCTTATCCTCAACCCATGGAGTCAAATAATAAGTATCTCCTCCAATTTGAATAAAAGAATCCCCAAATTGATTGCAAACAGGAAAAAGCAGTTGAGAATATTGCTTTTCGCCTAATTTGGAGATTATTCGTTGGACAAACTCAACTTGCTGTGGCTCTGTCTGCATCTTCTTTA encodes:
- a CDS encoding phosphotransferase, whose amino-acid sequence is MIGLLKPLIQQEKIEIVVREYGLHPHRIENIGKVQKLHTQRGNFALKKMQTEPQQVEFVQRIISKLGEKQYSQLLFPVCNQFGDSFIQIGGDTYYLTPWVEDKIEFKYRADWEEKMLMALAHLHSLSIDTGIERNTPHSLPTTRLIDRWSSRLKKMEEVRSFAQDRELQSPVEAIFLTHFDYLTELSQRAIDYLKQWEDKADLSKSSQTVLCHGHVYRNHVLQSKENQFYLINFDYASFDSPAKDLALFFRRHQETAFGAEGVAIEWLAKYEEAFQLARADKILLAIFLLFPERVFKEMENYYQAIRSWHPLKHAKYLEKLIKATGPIRRFVKEMLAQEVHE